Within Fusarium keratoplasticum isolate Fu6.1 chromosome 8, whole genome shotgun sequence, the genomic segment GTCAGGGTTGCATCCTTTGCCTTCATACGTTGTACTGCATGTGAATCCTTCTCGGGAGCATGAACTAGCAGTCCCTTCATGTTATGAGTTTCGTTTCCACCCAAGATGGTGGCTTATAACTACTTCGGTCCTTCCGTTCATCTCCAAGTTAGCCATTGACTTTCACTTTAAACTAtctttctttctttgctCTCTCTTACTACTATTGTGACTGCCTTTACAGTGCTGGTCACTTTGTTCATTCGAAATGTTGACTTCTTCCTTGTTGACTGCCCTCGCGGCTCTGGCTTCATCCGCCCACGCCTGGCTCCCTACCGACAACTCTCATTCCGGCATCAACAAGCGTGACGTCACCCTATTCACTTATCCTCTGCAACAAGGCCCGAACAAGAGATGGCttcccagcagcaacaagatCCGAGGTGTGAACCTTGGTTCTCTCTTCGTCTACGAACCTTGGATCGATAGCCAAGAGTGGGCCAACACTGGATGCGAGGGGGAGAAGTCCGAGTTCGACTGTGTCATGAACAAGGGCCAGGATAGTGCAGACAAGGCTTTCCAGGAGCACTGGAAGCGCTTCATTACCCaggaggaccttgacgagatggccAGCTACGGCTTGAACACAATCCGAGTTCCTCTGGGATACTGGCTGAAGGAAGATCTTGTGGATGCGTCTGAGCATTTCCCCAAGGTATGGCTCTCAGAAATCCAACCAGAAAGTCACTAATATCTTCAAGGGAGGGTTGGACTACTTGACCCAGCTCTGCGGCTGGGCTAGTGACCGAGGCTTCTACATCATCCTTGAGTAGGTAATATGTCTAAGATGATCGACTTTTCTAACATCAAGTAGTCTTCACGGTGCCCCTGGTGCCCAGGAGCCCAACCAGCCCTTCACCGGCCAATACGCTCCCTCGGTCGGATTCTACAACGACTACAACTATGGCCGTGCCGTCGAGTGGCTCGAGTGGATCACCGACATCATCCATACCAAGAACGAGTATCGCAACGTCGGCATGCTGGAGATCGTGAATGAGCCCCTGAACTGGGACAAGGCGGTTGACTCTCTGCGAAACACTTACTATCCCAATGCCTACAAGGTAGCAAAAGACCCCCTTTTAAAAGTCAAATGCTCATATAGTTAGGCCATCCGCAAGGTCGAAGACAACCTCAAGGTCGCCACCAACGACCGCCTCCACATCCAGATGATGGGCTCCCTCTGGGGTAGCGGCAACCCCAccgagttcctcgacgacacgTCCTTCACGGCGTTTGACGACCACCGCTACCTCAAGTGGGACACGAGCGTCGAAGTCTCTCAGAGCGCCTACATCCAAAAGTCGTGTCAAGATGACCGCAACACCGACGGCCCAACCATTGTCGGCGAGTGGAGCATTGCCGTGCCTGATGATGTTGAGCAGACGGATGCCTGGAAGCCTCAGAGCCAGAAGGACTTTTACAGCAAGTGGTTTGCTGCTCAGGTTCATGCTTATGAGCAGCATACCCTTGGTTGGGTGTTTTGGACTTGGAAGACCAACCTCGGTGATGACTACCGTTGGTCTTACAGAGGTGCGTGGCTTTAACTATTGACAGGGTTCTGATACTAATGATTTACAGATGCTGCAAGGGCCGGTGTTATCCCCAAGGACCTCAACTCTCTCCCAAGTGTCTGCTAGACGCCGGCCTTGGGGCTGAACTGGCCTTGGGTCAACAACAGCTCCTGTGGAGCATGTACACTATTTATTTCGTCGTCTGTCGTTCATGGATTTGCCTCGATTACCATTCCTTGTACATAAGGCATCTTTCTTTGAATTATAGAATCAGCATATTAAACTCGAGACTGAAAGAAGTCGACTTACAGCCACTATGACAACGAGGGAAAACACAAACAAGACTAACCAATATGCACTTATTACTCGATATTACCATTCTAACTCTCATAGGCAGCCATAGTTTTCTTTCCAAGATGCCTCCACATTAATtacctcctcaacatcagGACAAGCCAAGCCGCCAAGCGATATCCAGCAATGATGGAAATCATAATACCAACATCCCGTCCCATATGTCCCGTTGAATATCCATACTGATCCAGCACAGCCTGCCCATCAATCTTGCACTGATCCGCCAAAGGCGAGTCGTACATGCAGCGACATCCATCACCACAGCTGTACACGCGCTCCGAGAATTCATTGACCATCATGCCCTCAAAGACATACTTCTGGTAGTCCCAGTAGTGGAACACATACTTGTAAAACACGTTGAGAATGGTAGGGGGCACCATGAATCCACCGACAGACATCCACAGACCGTTTGCAAAGGCCACGAGCGCCAGTGAGATGACGAAGCTAGGGAACAGCGACGTCATGAACACGACGAGCGACTCAGCCgccagaagatcaaggaacAGCCACATTACCCACGTGAAGAAGGCAGTCGCCGTGGGCTGAAAGTTGGACAGCCAGTAAGAGATGACGGAGAAAAGTATCGAGATGAGGAACAGGTACGGGATgccgatgaagaagttggACAGGATCAGCTCCGTCGCTCCGTACAGGCCGTTGTGGTGCTCCTTAACGTACTGCAGCCTGTCCTCAAGGAATGCCGGGACGTATGCGACGGCCATGAAGCTCATGAATGCGGAtccgaagaagagggcattGATGAAAGGCTGGATAGACTCCTGATCCGGGTCGAGACGCACCCACACGGTAcccatcatgatggcgagaCCAAGATACATGGCCAACCGGATGCCATAGGCCACCACGTCGCGGTAGCTCTTGACAAAGCTCCGATGAAGAAGTGTGAGCGTCAGACTCGGCATGCTAGGCCTTTTCTCAACCGCCTCGATGCTAAGGTTGCCTCCAGCCGACTCAGCCGCTGCGATGGCGTTGCTCAACTCACTTGCTTGTCGAGATGACTGCCAAGCTGCCTGAAGCTTGTCCAGCTTACGCGCCGCCTCTTCCCTATCCTGCGCAAAGTCAATGTTTACCAGCTCGAGGAGATGCTCAGCCGGGTTAACATATTGCGGCAGTGCAGCGCCAGCTTCTGCATAGTAAGTCGCAACATCCGCCACGGGGCCAAAGTAATGCGTCTTTCCTCCAGATAAAAGCAACAACTTGTCAAAGAGATTAAACGTCGACGTGGatggttgatggatggaacacacgacgacgaggttgtTGCGCCTGGCGACGGCGCGCAGGTACCGGACGACCTCGCAGCTGGCAGCCGAGTCGAGGCCGCTCGTGGGCTCATCGAGGAAAAGCAGCTTAGGGCTGGTGATAAGCTGGCTAGCAACACCGACGCGGCGCTTCTGCCCTCCAGAGATACCCTTG encodes:
- a CDS encoding Glucan endo-1,6-beta-glucosidase B, which produces MLTSSLLTALAALASSAHAWLPTDNSHSGINKRDVTLFTYPLQQGPNKRWLPSSNKIRGVNLGSLFVYEPWIDSQEWANTGCEGEKSEFDCVMNKGQDSADKAFQEHWKRFITQEDLDEMASYGLNTIRVPLGYWLKEDLVDASEHFPKGGLDYLTQLCGWASDRGFYIILDLHGAPGAQEPNQPFTGQYAPSVGFYNDYNYGRAVEWLEWITDIIHTKNEYRNVGMLEIVNEPLNWDKAVDSLRNTYYPNAYKAIRKVEDNLKVATNDRLHIQMMGSLWGSGNPTEFLDDTSFTAFDDHRYLKWDTSVEVSQSAYIQKSCQDDRNTDGPTIVGEWSIAVPDDVEQTDAWKPQSQKDFYSKWFAAQVHAYEQHTLGWVFWTWKTNLGDDYRWSYRDAARAGVIPKDLNSLPSVC
- a CDS encoding ABC transporter domain-containing protein; protein product: MRVDQYYLMDNLEPTMDLEERPVAEKHLLNTTVKNLTWRGVTVTVKDRETKEPKAIVDNVEGVVEAGEICALMGPSGCGKTTLLNVLARRPTNASDVEAEVLVNGSRLSRAAFREVSCFVEQEDALIGSLTVRETLEFSSRLASTSSLPKRERLMRIDSLLESFGLVGQANTLIGTPIRKGISGGQKRRVGVASQLITSPKLLFLDEPTSGLDSAASCEVVRYLRAVARRNNLVVVCSIHQPSTSTFNLFDKLLLLSGGKTHYFGPVADVATYYAEAGAALPQYVNPAEHLLELVNIDFAQDREEAARKLDKLQAAWQSSRQASELSNAIAAAESAGGNLSIEAVEKRPSMPSLTLTLLHRSFVKSYRDVVAYGIRLAMYLGLAIMMGTVWVRLDPDQESIQPFINALFFGSAFMSFMAVAYVPAFLEDRLQYVKEHHNGLYGATELILSNFFIGIPYLFLISILFSVISYWLSNFQPTATAFFTWVMWLFLDLLAAESLVVFMTSLFPSFVISLALVAFANGLWMSVGGFMVPPTILNVFYKYVFHYWDYQKYVFEGMMVNEFSERVYSCGDGCRCMYDSPLADQCKIDGQAVLDQYGYSTGHMGRDVGIMISIIAGYRLAAWLVLMLRR